In Arthrobacter sp. CDRTa11, one DNA window encodes the following:
- a CDS encoding DHA2 family efflux MFS transporter permease subunit, producing MSTEVSSNAAGDPMQASTVKLSAPEKMSRESVTIIATLLVATFVVILNETIMNVALQRLMVDLRVDAPTVQWLSTGFMLTMAVVIPTTGFILQSLSTRAVFMLAMGLFAGGTALAAVAPGFELLLLARIIQAGGTAIMLPLLMTTILTLVPVAKRGAVMGNVSIAISVAPAMGPTVSGLILEHFTWRFMFVFVLPVALAALAIGAKYLTNVGESEKTKLDFLSVVLTIPAFGGVVYGLSQIGGGHGGQAGPGPAAIAALVIGAASLAVFVLRQLRLQKADAPLLDLRAFNFRMFTVSVLLMVVAMMALFGGVILLPLYLQEIRGLGSLETGLALLPGGLAMGLLGPVIGRLFDKVGPLPLTVTGSVLMVLSLWQFSMLDAGTPVWWIVTLHIGLSFGLALLFTPAFTTGLNPLPPHLYSHGSAIMSTTQQVAGAGGTALLVSIFAVVSATSGLVAGMSAAFLTAAVIAVAAVVLSAMMRKTEGATPGH from the coding sequence ATGTCTACAGAAGTATCTTCGAACGCCGCCGGAGATCCCATGCAGGCTTCCACCGTGAAGCTGTCCGCGCCGGAGAAGATGTCCCGGGAGTCGGTGACAATCATTGCCACCCTGCTGGTGGCAACGTTTGTGGTGATCCTCAACGAGACCATCATGAACGTTGCACTGCAGCGGCTGATGGTTGACCTTCGGGTTGACGCGCCCACGGTGCAGTGGCTTTCCACCGGCTTTATGCTGACCATGGCCGTGGTCATCCCCACTACCGGATTCATTCTGCAGAGCCTGTCCACGCGGGCCGTTTTTATGCTGGCGATGGGCCTTTTCGCCGGCGGCACGGCCCTGGCCGCGGTTGCGCCCGGGTTTGAGCTGCTGCTCCTGGCCCGCATCATCCAGGCCGGCGGCACGGCCATCATGCTTCCGCTGCTGATGACCACCATCCTCACGCTGGTTCCCGTGGCCAAGCGCGGTGCGGTGATGGGCAACGTCAGCATTGCCATCTCGGTGGCGCCGGCTATGGGCCCCACCGTTTCAGGGCTCATCCTGGAGCACTTCACTTGGCGTTTTATGTTTGTGTTTGTCCTTCCGGTCGCGCTCGCCGCGCTGGCCATCGGGGCGAAGTACCTCACCAACGTGGGCGAAAGTGAGAAGACGAAGCTCGACTTCCTCTCCGTCGTCCTGACCATTCCCGCCTTCGGCGGCGTGGTTTACGGCCTCTCCCAGATCGGCGGCGGCCATGGCGGGCAGGCCGGCCCCGGCCCGGCAGCCATTGCGGCCCTGGTCATCGGTGCTGCCAGCCTCGCGGTGTTCGTGCTGCGCCAGCTCCGGCTGCAGAAGGCCGACGCTCCGCTGCTGGACCTCCGGGCGTTCAACTTCCGAATGTTTACGGTGTCGGTGCTGCTGATGGTGGTGGCCATGATGGCCCTCTTCGGCGGCGTGATCCTGCTGCCGCTCTACCTGCAGGAGATCCGCGGCCTGGGCTCCCTGGAGACAGGGCTCGCGCTGCTGCCCGGAGGCCTGGCCATGGGCCTCCTGGGCCCGGTCATTGGGCGGCTGTTCGACAAGGTGGGCCCGTTGCCGCTGACCGTGACCGGGTCCGTCCTGATGGTGCTGTCCCTGTGGCAGTTCTCCATGCTCGACGCCGGCACGCCAGTCTGGTGGATCGTTACCCTTCACATCGGGCTGAGTTTCGGCCTGGCGCTGCTGTTCACACCGGCGTTTACCACCGGGCTGAACCCGTTGCCGCCGCACCTTTACTCGCACGGTTCGGCCATCATGAGCACCACCCAGCAGGTAGCCGGAGCCGGCGGAACGGCACTGTTGGTGTCCATCTTCGCCGTGGTTTCGGCCACCTCGGGCCTCGTTGCCGGGATGAGTGCCGCTTTCCTGACGGCCGCGGTGATAGCCGTCGCCGCCGTCGTGCTTTCCGCCATGATGCGCAAAACGGAAGGCGCCACCCCCGGCCACTAG
- a CDS encoding histone-like nucleoid-structuring protein Lsr2, producing MAQKVNIILVDDLDGGTADENVRFGLDGVSYEIDLSAANAAELRSALERYVAAARKTSAGRATRTKAASGGRANDSAQIRQWARENGYTVNSRGRIQAEIQEAYQKANS from the coding sequence ATGGCACAGAAAGTAAACATCATCCTCGTAGATGATCTGGATGGGGGAACCGCGGACGAGAATGTCCGTTTTGGCCTCGATGGGGTCAGCTACGAAATTGATCTGTCCGCAGCCAACGCCGCCGAGCTCCGATCGGCGCTGGAGCGGTATGTGGCCGCAGCCCGCAAAACATCCGCGGGCCGCGCCACCCGAACAAAAGCCGCATCGGGCGGGCGCGCCAATGACTCTGCGCAAATCCGTCAGTGGGCACGTGAAAACGGCTACACGGTTAACAGCCGGGGCCGAATTCAGGCTGAAATCCAGGAAGCCTACCAAAAGGCCAATTCCTAG
- a CDS encoding alpha/beta fold hydrolase has product METWTVETEDGGRLDVHSFLTPAGSLRAGTLGRARSAALMVPGASTPTGGEPTTAGAPGVVLIHGTLVTDALYRPFARKLSVLLGRPVHCYNRRGRGGSAPQPADYSVKTEISDLAAVMRETGSTDVVAHSYGGFVALQAARTLPMGRLVTYDAAVSLSGSLSHRWRPELEDAVTAGQLNHAWAHLVQGLATAGPVSYLPLGALRMLSILSARTNVGAEMRQLLPTAVAEMRAVLDADAELEDFTSLNIPILMLSGGWSPAYFAQTGRELAAAVPSIQFAVVPGQLHEGPIRPGKGLAVRVARFINGGDSEVRRLGRRRPRGGRSGG; this is encoded by the coding sequence GTGGAGACCTGGACAGTTGAAACGGAAGACGGCGGCCGCCTGGACGTTCACTCGTTCCTGACTCCGGCCGGTAGCCTCAGGGCCGGGACCCTCGGCAGGGCCCGTTCCGCTGCATTGATGGTTCCGGGGGCAAGCACCCCCACAGGCGGCGAGCCGACGACGGCTGGCGCTCCCGGCGTCGTACTCATCCACGGCACCCTGGTGACCGATGCCCTCTACCGGCCTTTCGCCCGGAAGCTCAGTGTCCTGCTGGGCAGGCCCGTGCACTGTTACAACAGGCGCGGAAGGGGCGGGTCCGCGCCGCAGCCGGCCGACTATTCGGTGAAAACCGAGATCAGCGATCTGGCGGCGGTGATGCGCGAGACCGGGTCAACGGACGTGGTGGCCCACAGCTACGGCGGGTTTGTGGCGCTGCAGGCCGCCCGGACACTGCCGATGGGCCGGCTGGTGACCTATGACGCCGCAGTGTCCCTCTCCGGCAGCCTGAGCCACCGGTGGCGGCCCGAGCTGGAGGACGCGGTGACCGCTGGCCAGCTCAACCATGCCTGGGCACACCTGGTGCAGGGCCTTGCAACCGCCGGTCCGGTCTCCTACCTGCCGCTGGGCGCCTTGCGGATGCTGAGCATACTGTCCGCGCGGACCAATGTGGGTGCGGAAATGCGGCAACTGCTGCCCACCGCCGTCGCGGAGATGCGGGCGGTGCTTGACGCCGATGCCGAACTGGAGGACTTCACCTCACTCAACATCCCCATCCTGATGCTCAGCGGCGGCTGGAGCCCGGCATACTTCGCGCAGACGGGCCGGGAGCTCGCCGCGGCGGTTCCGTCTATCCAGTTCGCCGTGGTGCCCGGCCAGCTCCACGAGGGCCCGATCCGCCCCGGCAAAGGCCTTGCGGTGCGCGTGGCGCGCTTCATCAACGGAGGCGACAGCGAGGTCCGCAGGCTTGGGCGCCGGCGGCCCAGGGGCGGCCGGTCGGGCGGGTAA
- a CDS encoding alpha/beta fold hydrolase, producing MKEQAVPTHDGGRLALYSYGAVDAPGERRVVVIGGAFLTALIYRPFSIALARGLGEGWAVDVYDRRGRGRSSEQPPGYSMATEIADVRTVMDTTGVRNILGHSLGGSVALNAVQEFSGTAYEPDKLAVYDAAVNIDGSLDTSWLNDFEQAVNAGNVGHALARLKKGMQPGSALAKIPEPVLAGLMALVSRTKVNRMFRELMPSGVGELRAAYDEAEHVRDFGVLPANTHFMVGGKSPGYYKVTAQRLHAAVPGSTYELSPKGFHGSIPAAVEELVTDISEYFKG from the coding sequence GTGAAAGAACAGGCAGTTCCCACGCACGACGGCGGCCGGCTGGCTTTGTACAGCTACGGCGCCGTGGACGCGCCGGGAGAACGCCGTGTGGTGGTTATCGGCGGCGCCTTCCTTACCGCTCTCATCTATCGTCCGTTCTCGATCGCGCTGGCCAGGGGCCTCGGCGAGGGCTGGGCTGTTGACGTCTATGACCGGCGCGGCCGGGGCAGGTCCAGCGAACAGCCGCCAGGGTATTCCATGGCCACCGAAATCGCCGACGTCCGCACTGTCATGGACACCACCGGCGTCCGAAACATCCTGGGCCACAGCCTGGGCGGCTCGGTGGCACTCAATGCCGTGCAGGAGTTCTCGGGAACCGCCTACGAACCGGACAAACTGGCGGTCTACGACGCCGCCGTGAACATCGACGGCAGCCTGGACACCTCCTGGCTGAACGATTTCGAGCAGGCCGTCAACGCCGGCAACGTGGGTCATGCACTCGCCCGGCTCAAAAAGGGCATGCAGCCGGGTTCCGCTCTCGCCAAGATCCCGGAGCCGGTCCTGGCGGGGCTGATGGCCCTTGTCTCGCGGACCAAGGTCAACCGGATGTTCCGGGAACTGATGCCCAGCGGGGTGGGCGAACTGCGCGCAGCCTACGACGAAGCCGAGCATGTGCGTGACTTCGGGGTCCTTCCTGCCAACACGCACTTTATGGTGGGCGGCAAGAGCCCCGGCTACTACAAAGTGACGGCCCAGCGCCTGCATGCTGCCGTGCCCGGGAGCACCTACGAACTCTCCCCCAAGGGTTTTCATGGGTCCATCCCCGCGGCCGTGGAGGAACTGGTGACGGACATCTCTGAATACTTCAAGGGCTGA
- a CDS encoding alpha/beta hydrolase family protein → MANLNPAIPGEQPLTPFHDLDHYLAIPRVSGLALSPDGRRLVTTVSTLNGKGTEFATALWELDPTGEKQARRITRSAKGEAGAVFAANGDVYFTSARPDPESPDGDPVKALWLLPAGGGEARVILSRPGGVDKVLSARDADATFVIAEILAGSTDEDNDAERRKARKDNKVAAILHSEYPVRYWDSDLGPGQPRIFAVDEGQDEEAGKPATVDAAPPRVLRNLTPHAGPRLREAETVASPDGRTIYTSYTRPLAKAESRSVLVAVDVASGNRNVLLDEEGMSYFPGPVSPDGNTLVVVSESDTTPHQAPQVKLNLLDVSGRLDSPGQTGGAARLTALVHDWDRWARPAAWLPDGSALLVTADDDGASPVFRISLPASAAEVSVTRLTQDAAAYTDVVVSPEGRTAYALRSSYAFPPEAVRIDLETGEATRLPAPAERPAVPGRLERLAATAADGARVPAYLALPEGASADAPAPMLLWIHGGPLGSWNAWTWRWNPWLLTAKGYAVLLPDPALSTGYGQSYIQRGWGEWGKAPFTDLMAATDAAERRPDIDPTRTAAMGGSFGGYMANWVAGHTDRFRAVVTHASLWALDQFGPTTDDSQYWLREMTEEMAIENSPHRHVEKISTPMLVIHGDKDYRVPIGEGLRLWYELLSKSQLAADRDGQTPHRFLYFPDENHWVLQPQHAKVWYGVVESFLAKHVLDEELPVPAELGL, encoded by the coding sequence ATGGCTAACCTGAACCCGGCGATCCCGGGCGAGCAACCTTTGACCCCTTTCCATGACCTGGACCATTACCTGGCTATCCCCCGGGTGAGCGGCCTTGCCCTAAGCCCGGACGGGCGGAGGCTGGTCACCACCGTCTCCACCCTCAACGGCAAAGGCACCGAATTCGCCACAGCGCTTTGGGAGCTTGACCCCACGGGCGAAAAGCAGGCCCGGCGGATCACCCGCAGCGCCAAAGGAGAGGCCGGGGCCGTCTTCGCAGCCAACGGCGATGTCTACTTCACCTCGGCCCGGCCGGACCCGGAAAGCCCCGACGGCGATCCCGTCAAGGCCCTGTGGCTGCTCCCGGCAGGCGGCGGCGAGGCCAGGGTAATTCTCTCCAGGCCGGGCGGAGTGGACAAGGTCCTGTCTGCCCGGGACGCCGACGCGACATTCGTTATTGCCGAGATCCTGGCCGGTTCCACGGACGAGGACAATGATGCGGAGCGGCGTAAGGCCCGCAAGGACAACAAAGTGGCCGCCATACTGCACAGCGAATATCCGGTGCGTTATTGGGACTCGGACCTGGGCCCCGGCCAGCCGCGGATCTTCGCCGTCGATGAGGGCCAGGACGAAGAGGCGGGAAAGCCTGCCACGGTGGATGCTGCCCCGCCGCGCGTCCTTCGCAACCTCACCCCCCACGCAGGGCCCCGGCTGCGGGAAGCGGAAACGGTGGCCAGCCCGGACGGCAGGACCATTTACACGAGCTACACGAGGCCGTTGGCGAAGGCAGAAAGCCGTTCGGTGCTGGTGGCCGTGGATGTGGCTTCCGGCAACCGGAATGTGCTGCTGGACGAGGAAGGCATGAGCTACTTCCCCGGCCCGGTCAGTCCGGACGGCAACACGCTGGTTGTGGTCAGCGAAAGCGACACCACCCCGCATCAGGCGCCGCAGGTCAAGCTGAACCTTCTGGATGTTTCCGGCCGGCTGGATTCACCCGGCCAGACAGGGGGCGCCGCCCGCCTCACCGCGCTGGTTCATGACTGGGACCGCTGGGCAAGGCCCGCCGCCTGGCTCCCGGACGGTTCAGCACTGCTGGTCACAGCGGACGACGACGGCGCGTCGCCGGTCTTCCGGATCAGCCTCCCGGCGTCTGCTGCTGAAGTGAGCGTCACGAGGCTGACGCAGGATGCGGCGGCGTACACCGACGTCGTGGTGTCACCGGAAGGACGCACCGCGTATGCGCTGCGCAGCTCCTACGCCTTCCCGCCGGAAGCCGTTCGGATCGACCTGGAAACGGGTGAGGCAACGCGCCTTCCGGCGCCGGCCGAACGGCCTGCGGTTCCGGGCCGGCTGGAACGGCTGGCGGCGACGGCGGCCGACGGCGCACGGGTGCCTGCCTATCTGGCTCTGCCAGAGGGAGCATCGGCCGATGCGCCTGCGCCGATGCTGCTGTGGATCCACGGCGGCCCGCTGGGATCCTGGAACGCCTGGACCTGGCGGTGGAACCCGTGGCTGCTCACAGCGAAGGGCTATGCGGTCCTGTTGCCCGACCCCGCGCTGTCCACAGGTTACGGGCAGTCGTACATCCAGCGCGGCTGGGGGGAATGGGGCAAGGCTCCCTTTACTGACCTGATGGCCGCCACGGACGCCGCTGAGAGGCGCCCCGACATCGATCCGACCCGAACCGCGGCCATGGGAGGGTCCTTTGGCGGCTACATGGCCAACTGGGTTGCCGGGCACACTGACCGCTTCAGGGCAGTGGTCACCCATGCCAGCCTGTGGGCCCTGGACCAGTTCGGGCCCACCACTGACGATTCGCAGTACTGGCTGAGGGAAATGACCGAGGAGATGGCCATTGAGAACTCGCCGCACCGCCATGTGGAAAAGATCAGCACGCCCATGCTGGTGATCCACGGGGACAAGGACTACCGGGTGCCCATCGGTGAAGGCCTGCGGCTCTGGTACGAGCTGTTGTCCAAATCCCAACTGGCCGCCGACCGGGACGGCCAGACTCCGCACCGCTTCCTGTACTTCCCCGACGAGAACCACTGGGTCCTGCAACCGCAGCATGCCAAGGTTTGGTACGGCGTCGTGGAAAGCTTCCTCGCCAAGCACGTGCTGGACGAGGAGCTCCCGGTACCGGCCGAGCTGGGTCTCTAA
- the lysS gene encoding lysine--tRNA ligase — MTSQNAPAPKNAPEPLDASEQMRIRMEKRAKLIERGTEAYPVGVERTHSLTEIREKYAHLQADETTGDIVGVTGRVVFVRNTGKLCFATLQEGGVDGKGTRLQAMLSLAAVGEEALADWKALVDLGDHVFIKGEVISSRRGELSVMAESWSMASKALRPLPVLHAELNEETRVRQRYVDLMVRDEAREMVYTRAAITRSIRESLHRHNYVEVETPILNLVHGGALARPFETHMNAFDQKMTLRIATELYLKRAVVGGIDRVYDMGRVFRNEGVDSTHSPEFTTLECYEAWADQFVMADRIKEIILDAADAVGAGRTLQTEAGEINLDGDWAWLSVYPGLSDAVGQEVTPETSVEVLREIAEKHEVKADPKWDAEKLAVELFGEIVEPTLLNPTFVYDYPPSAQPLARPHRKDGRLIEAWDLIIGGMERGTAFSELIDPVIQRERLTEQSRHAAAGDDEAMQLDEDFLRALEYGAPPMGGIGLGIDRLVMLFTGAGIRETILFPLLKPEVN, encoded by the coding sequence GTGACTTCCCAAAACGCACCCGCCCCCAAGAATGCCCCCGAGCCGCTCGACGCCAGCGAACAGATGCGCATCCGCATGGAAAAGCGCGCCAAGCTGATCGAGCGCGGCACCGAGGCATATCCGGTGGGTGTGGAGCGCACGCATTCCCTCACGGAGATCCGTGAGAAGTACGCGCACCTGCAGGCTGATGAAACCACCGGTGACATCGTGGGTGTGACCGGCAGGGTGGTGTTTGTCAGGAACACCGGCAAGCTCTGCTTCGCCACGCTTCAGGAAGGCGGCGTGGACGGCAAGGGCACCCGGCTGCAGGCCATGCTGAGCCTGGCCGCCGTGGGCGAAGAAGCGCTCGCGGACTGGAAGGCCCTGGTTGACCTGGGCGACCACGTGTTCATCAAGGGCGAGGTGATTTCCTCCCGCCGCGGTGAACTTTCAGTGATGGCAGAATCCTGGTCCATGGCTTCCAAGGCGCTCCGCCCGCTGCCTGTCCTGCACGCGGAACTGAACGAGGAAACCCGCGTCCGCCAACGCTACGTGGACCTGATGGTGCGCGACGAAGCCCGCGAAATGGTCTATACCCGTGCCGCGATCACCCGTTCCATCCGCGAGAGCCTCCACCGCCACAATTACGTGGAGGTGGAAACCCCCATCCTGAACCTGGTTCACGGTGGGGCCCTGGCCCGCCCGTTCGAGACGCACATGAACGCGTTCGACCAGAAGATGACGCTTCGCATCGCCACCGAGCTTTACCTCAAGCGCGCCGTGGTGGGCGGGATCGACCGGGTCTACGACATGGGCCGGGTTTTCCGCAACGAGGGCGTGGACTCCACCCACAGCCCGGAGTTCACCACCCTTGAGTGCTACGAGGCCTGGGCGGACCAGTTCGTGATGGCGGACCGCATCAAGGAAATCATCCTGGACGCGGCAGACGCTGTGGGTGCCGGGCGCACCCTGCAGACGGAGGCCGGGGAGATCAACCTCGACGGCGACTGGGCCTGGCTGTCCGTCTACCCTGGGCTTTCCGACGCCGTTGGCCAGGAAGTCACCCCGGAGACGTCCGTTGAGGTGCTGCGCGAAATCGCCGAAAAGCATGAGGTCAAGGCCGATCCCAAGTGGGACGCCGAAAAGCTGGCGGTTGAACTCTTTGGCGAAATCGTGGAGCCCACGCTGCTGAATCCCACATTCGTCTACGACTACCCACCGTCCGCCCAGCCTCTGGCCCGCCCGCACCGGAAGGACGGCCGGCTGATCGAGGCCTGGGACCTCATCATCGGCGGCATGGAACGCGGCACCGCGTTCTCTGAACTGATCGACCCCGTCATCCAGCGTGAGCGTCTCACCGAGCAGTCCCGCCACGCCGCCGCCGGCGATGACGAGGCCATGCAGCTGGACGAGGACTTCCTCCGGGCCCTCGAATACGGCGCCCCTCCTATGGGCGGTATCGGCCTCGGGATCGACAGGCTGGTCATGCTGTTCACCGGCGCCGGCATCCGGGAGACAATCCTCTTCCCGCTCCTTAAGCCCGAGGTGAACTAA
- a CDS encoding alpha/beta fold hydrolase, protein MTRENIRTPDGGTLEVFSTGSELTSAGSGVVVVPPSMVTAADYTKFAQKLSAALGRPVHTFNRRGRGSSSPQPEDYTLDVDIRDLDVVMKHTSSTDVFGHSFGGAVALHAARTLPVERLAVYDPAVSVNHSVKADWTAEYERATAAGDDDRALAVLSKGLETGGTFARMPLSMLTIANKLTAGTHLGKQQRELMRTGVREIKAIIAADMPAEPFLALPLETLIIVGEKSPAYFGVACGQIHDVLSGSSYTILPGFGHDGVIRAPDKLITELRDFFAG, encoded by the coding sequence ATGACGCGTGAGAACATCAGGACCCCAGACGGCGGCACGCTGGAGGTATTTTCCACCGGCTCGGAACTGACCTCAGCCGGTTCAGGCGTAGTGGTTGTTCCGCCCTCCATGGTGACGGCCGCCGACTACACCAAGTTTGCGCAAAAACTCAGTGCCGCGTTGGGCCGGCCGGTCCACACATTCAACCGCCGGGGCCGCGGCTCTTCCTCTCCGCAGCCGGAGGACTACACCCTTGACGTGGATATCCGCGACCTTGACGTGGTCATGAAGCACACATCCAGCACGGACGTATTCGGCCACAGCTTCGGCGGTGCCGTGGCGCTGCACGCTGCCCGCACCCTTCCGGTGGAGCGGCTGGCGGTCTACGATCCCGCCGTTTCCGTGAACCACAGCGTTAAGGCTGACTGGACTGCCGAGTACGAACGGGCCACCGCGGCCGGCGACGACGACCGTGCCCTGGCCGTGTTGAGCAAGGGACTGGAGACCGGCGGCACCTTCGCCCGGATGCCGCTGTCCATGCTCACCATCGCGAACAAGCTCACGGCAGGCACACACCTGGGAAAGCAGCAGCGCGAGTTGATGCGCACCGGCGTCCGTGAAATCAAGGCCATCATCGCGGCTGACATGCCTGCCGAGCCGTTCCTGGCACTGCCGCTGGAAACCCTGATTATCGTGGGCGAGAAGAGTCCGGCGTACTTCGGCGTGGCCTGCGGCCAGATCCACGATGTCCTGTCCGGGTCCAGCTACACCATCCTGCCCGGCTTTGGCCACGACGGCGTCATCCGGGCACCGGACAAGCTCATCACCGAGCTCCGGGACTTCTTCGCCGGCTGA
- a CDS encoding ATP-dependent Clp protease ATP-binding subunit — protein sequence MFERFTDRARRVVVLAQEEARMLNHNYIGTEHILLGLIHEGEGVAAKALESLSISLDGVREQVQEIIGQGQQAPSGHIPFTPRAKKVLELSLREALQLGHNYIGTEHILLGLIREGEGVAAQVLVKLGADLNRVRQQVIQLLSGYQGKETTGAGVGTGQPEGTPAGSVVLDQFGRNLTQAARENKLDPVIGRESEMERVMQVLSRRTKNNPVLIGEPGVGKTAVVEGLAQAIVRGDVPETIKDKQLYTLDLGSLVAGSRYRGDFEERLKKVLKEIRTRGDIILFIDEIHTLVGAGAAEGAIDAASILKPMLARGELQTIGATTLDEYRKHIEKDAALERRFQPIQVKEPSVAHAIEILKGLRDRYEAHHRVTITDGALASAANLSERYISDRFLPDKAIDLIDEAGARLRIRRMTAPPELKAMDERIAKLKMEKESAIDAQDFEGAASLRDKEQKLITERSEKERHWKSGGMDDISEVDEDLIAEVLANSTGIPVFKLTEEESSRLLKMEDELHKRVVGQNEAIKSLSQAIRRTRAGLKDPKRPGGSFIFAGPTGVGKTELAKALAEFLFGEEDALITLDMSEYSEKHTVSRLFGAPPGYVGYEEGGQLTEKVRRRPFSVVLFDEVEKAHADLFNSLLQILEDGRLTDSQGRVVDFKNTVIIMTTNLGTRDISKSVATGFQSGTDTQTGYNRMRARVTEELKQHFRPEFLNRVDDVVVFPQLTQDEIVEIVDMFVGRLEKRLKDKDMGIELTTAAKVLLATRGYDPAMGARPLRRTIQREIEDQLSEKILFGEIHAGDIVVVDVDGEGDDAKFTFAGNAKPRIPEIAPSV from the coding sequence ATGTTTGAGCGATTTACGGACCGTGCCCGTCGCGTAGTTGTGCTTGCCCAAGAAGAGGCACGCATGCTGAACCACAATTACATTGGTACCGAACACATCCTCTTGGGTCTGATCCATGAGGGTGAGGGCGTTGCCGCCAAAGCTCTTGAGTCCTTGAGCATTTCGCTCGACGGCGTTCGCGAGCAGGTGCAGGAGATCATCGGCCAGGGCCAGCAGGCCCCGTCCGGGCACATCCCCTTCACCCCCCGCGCCAAGAAGGTGCTGGAACTCTCGCTGCGCGAGGCCCTGCAGCTTGGCCACAACTACATCGGCACGGAGCACATCCTGCTGGGACTCATCCGTGAGGGTGAGGGCGTTGCCGCCCAGGTGCTGGTGAAGCTCGGTGCTGACCTCAACCGTGTCCGCCAGCAGGTCATCCAGCTCCTCTCCGGCTACCAGGGCAAGGAAACCACCGGCGCAGGCGTCGGTACGGGCCAGCCCGAAGGTACCCCGGCCGGTTCGGTTGTCCTGGACCAGTTCGGACGCAACCTGACCCAGGCTGCGCGCGAGAACAAGCTGGATCCGGTGATCGGTCGCGAGTCGGAAATGGAACGCGTTATGCAGGTCCTTTCCCGCCGCACCAAGAACAACCCGGTCCTGATCGGGGAGCCCGGCGTTGGCAAGACGGCCGTCGTCGAGGGCCTGGCCCAGGCGATTGTCCGCGGCGACGTCCCGGAAACCATCAAGGACAAGCAGCTGTACACCCTGGACCTCGGGTCCCTGGTGGCCGGCTCCCGGTACCGCGGTGACTTCGAAGAGCGCCTGAAGAAGGTCCTCAAGGAAATCCGCACCCGCGGCGACATCATCCTCTTCATTGATGAGATCCACACCCTGGTTGGTGCAGGTGCCGCCGAGGGCGCCATCGACGCCGCGTCCATCCTGAAGCCCATGCTGGCCCGCGGTGAACTGCAGACCATCGGTGCCACCACCCTGGACGAATACCGCAAGCACATCGAAAAGGACGCAGCGCTGGAGCGCCGCTTCCAGCCGATCCAGGTCAAGGAACCCTCCGTTGCGCATGCGATCGAGATCCTCAAAGGCCTGCGGGACCGCTACGAGGCACACCACCGCGTCACCATCACCGACGGCGCCCTCGCCTCGGCCGCCAACCTGTCGGAACGCTACATTTCGGACCGGTTCCTGCCGGACAAGGCGATCGACCTCATCGATGAAGCCGGTGCACGGCTGCGTATCCGCCGCATGACCGCTCCGCCCGAGCTGAAGGCCATGGATGAGCGGATCGCCAAGTTGAAGATGGAGAAGGAATCCGCCATCGACGCGCAGGACTTCGAAGGCGCCGCTTCGCTCCGGGACAAGGAGCAGAAGCTCATCACCGAGCGTTCGGAGAAGGAACGCCACTGGAAGTCCGGCGGCATGGACGATATTTCCGAGGTGGATGAGGATCTCATCGCCGAGGTATTGGCCAACTCCACTGGCATCCCGGTGTTCAAGCTGACGGAGGAAGAGTCCTCGCGCCTGCTGAAGATGGAAGACGAGCTGCACAAGCGTGTGGTGGGCCAGAACGAGGCCATCAAGTCCCTGTCCCAGGCAATCCGCCGTACCCGCGCAGGACTCAAGGACCCCAAGCGGCCCGGTGGATCGTTCATCTTCGCCGGCCCCACCGGCGTCGGCAAGACCGAGCTGGCAAAGGCCCTGGCCGAGTTCCTGTTCGGTGAAGAGGACGCCCTCATCACCCTGGACATGTCCGAGTACTCCGAGAAGCACACCGTCTCGCGGCTCTTCGGTGCCCCTCCGGGCTACGTGGGCTACGAGGAAGGCGGACAGCTGACCGAAAAGGTCCGCCGCCGTCCGTTCTCCGTGGTCCTGTTCGATGAAGTTGAGAAGGCCCACGCGGACCTCTTCAACTCACTGCTCCAGATCCTGGAAGACGGCCGCCTGACCGACTCCCAGGGCCGCGTGGTGGACTTCAAGAACACGGTGATCATCATGACCACCAACCTGGGCACCCGGGACATCTCCAAGAGTGTTGCCACCGGCTTCCAGTCCGGTACGGACACGCAGACCGGCTACAACCGGATGCGCGCCCGTGTGACGGAGGAGCTCAAGCAGCACTTCCGCCCGGAGTTCCTGAACCGTGTGGATGACGTTGTGGTGTTCCCGCAGCTCACCCAGGACGAGATCGTCGAGATCGTGGACATGTTCGTGGGCCGCCTGGAAAAGCGCCTCAAGGACAAGGACATGGGCATCGAGCTCACCACCGCGGCCAAGGTCCTGCTGGCAACGCGAGGCTACGATCCCGCCATGGGTGCACGGCCGCTGCGCCGCACCATCCAGCGCGAGATCGAGGACCAGCTCTCCGAGAAGATCCTCTTCGGCGAGATTCACGCCGGGGACATCGTGGTGGTGGATGTGGACGGCGAAGGCGACGACGCCAAGTTCACCTTCGCCGGTAACGCCAAGCCGCGCATCCCTGAGATCGCACCGAGCGTCTAA